Sequence from the Lampris incognitus isolate fLamInc1 chromosome 12, fLamInc1.hap2, whole genome shotgun sequence genome:
ctgccaaggactgtgactGCAGGCTCATCAGCCACTCCGCGTAAAAAGCTGTcaagcgcaggcgtcctcccattatgcggctccaggatcggcatcTACGCccgcctgaggacccagagggaggatggtcatactcgaccccatgTGACTGCCAGTGATGATGACACTAATCTTTGCaaaatgctaataataataataatggattatttatatagctctttatctagacacccaaagctttTCACAGAGAAAGGGGGAAATTCTCCTCAACCACCAACAATGTGTAGTTCCCACCTGGGTGTGATGCAAGGAAATAAGGCCAAAGTGGTTATTATTTAAACCAGATAGTAAGACTGCTGTATGCTTAAATATCtaaccttgatttttttttttttttttgccatttgaaCAAAGGACGAGTTGTGACCCAGAACTCCCCAGTGATGACTCCACGGACCATTACTCTATCTGAGCCCCTCAACACTAGTATACAGAGCCTCTCCAAAAAGATTGCTATCTCACCGCTTAAATCTCCTAGCAAGGTAAGTTGTGCTAATCAGTTAACATTGAATCAAGGAATTCATGTGTTTTTCTAATATATAGGGTTAATACATAAGATAGCCTCAAGTTTTGATCAAGCAGCATGTTGGCTTTGGGATAAATTGGGCCACTTTTCTACAGTGAATCAATTTTGTAATGACTATtcttaagtattttctttgtttctGCACCAGCTTACTGTAGTATCAATGGCCTCCCAGACTCCCGGCGCGCCACAGAAGTCAGTGGGACTACCTGTCAATGTAGCCCTTGGTCAACAGATCCTTACAGTTCAGCAGTCCACATCGACATCCCCAGCCAAGGTGGTCTCCAGCCAATCAACAGCTCAGGTATCGCAGGCAGTGTGGAGATAGAACATGGTTTATTGTTATTGCCATGGAATTTATATTTTTTACCGAAGGGAAAAGCTGTTTTTAAACATATTTAAAGTGTTTGGCCCTTTAACATGTCACTTTGGTAATTTTGgggcaacaaaaaaaattaactgGCATTAATTGTTAACAGTCACAAATCATTTCCAAAGGAGGACTGAAACTTTAGATTATTTGCTTTTTCAAATAATATAGAGAAAGCTTATTTTGAGTATTCTAGTCGTCTATAAACTTGAACCATGTGTAATTTTAGCACCTATATTCAGCTGACTTCATTTGATACCATTCATTAATGTAAATTGTTGCTGAAAATGTATTTTAAAACATAATTAAAAATGAtggaggattaaaaaaaaaccttaaaataTTGAATCTGAACATTAACTATGAAGCCTAGTTCTTAGTCATATATGattcccccccccgtttttttttcccttcccaattgtatccggccaatgaccccactcctctgagccttcccagtcattgctccaccccctctgccgatctggggagggctgtagactaccacatgcctcctctgatacatttggagtcgccaacctcttattttcacctgacagtgaggagtttcaccagggggacatagtgcctGTCATATTTGATTATtatgggcacggtggcccagtggttagcacagttgcctcacagcaagaagctcctgagttcaaaccccaggccatcccaggtcctttctgtgtggagtgtgcgtgttctcccagtgtctgtgtgggtttcctccggatgctccggtttcctcccacagtccaaagacatgtgggtcaggtgaatcggccgtactaaattgcccctatttatgaatgtgtgggtttgtgtgtgtgtaggtcggtcctgtgtgatggcctggcggcctgtccagggtgtctccacctgccacccagtgactgctgggataggctccagcatccccacgaccctgagacaagataaacggttcagatagtggatggaatggatggatgaatagtttTTGCCGCCCATTTGAAACTCATGGAAATTTCCATCTAGTTGTAGGGTCAACACTAGGAATGGGCTGAAATTTTATCGCACTGTTCTCATGTCCCTTTCTATGATTCTGTATTGTTCACTTTAAGACAAGTAAAGCCAAAGGAGAGATTTTGGACATGTGCACATTTAAATTCCTCTATTGTCCTCCAAAGTTGGGACATTAGACCTGTTGTGTTATCTGTATTCACGTTAGAGTTCATCTCAAAGCTATAAGAAATTATGTTTCTTCACTCTTGCATGCAGTTTGATGCATTGTTCTGTTTCCTCTTTTACACAATCTTTCTCAGAACATAAAACCAGTGCAGTCTGTGGCAGTGAGAGGCATCGGTAGctcccagctgaagaccatcatccCCCTAACCTCTCAGTCAAACGTGCAGCAGATTCAGGTGCCAGGCAGCAGGTTCCATTATGTTCGCCTGGTCACAGCCACGACAGGCAACAGCACAGGACAGACCAGTGGTCCCAGCACCAGCTTCATTCGACCAGGTTACTTATGCATGAAACACTCCAGACCAGCTTTTGTCCTTCTAAATATGGTGGCTCCACCAGTATATACGtactttattgttattattttgtagTTGCTTTGGGTTTTAAAATTCTGCCCGAACAAGCAATAAAAAGGCAGATATGGATTTTCTCTGTGGAAACTCTTGTGATCGGGGTTCTTGTCCTACAGCTAAACCTATGGTGGTCAACACAGGAGGAATAAGGATGTCTGTCCCAATTGTTCCAGCACAGACAGTGAAACAGGTGACGCAGTAATTTTATATGTATTGTAATAAGCGTCTCGTTCAATTTTCTATAAAAATGTTAAGCCATGATTTTGGAATGTTTTTCTTTAGGTGGCGCCTAAGACCTTGACATCAGCAGCCCAGGTAGTGACCACCACTCAGACCCAGCAACGCCTAATTATGCCTGCTACTCCCCTTCCCCAGATCCAGCCCAACTTCACCAACCTACCTGCAGGCACTTTACTGGCGCCAGCTCCTGGGGGTGGTAATATGGGCTACGCCGTAGTGCCAGCACCTTATGTAACACAAGTTAGTAATGTTTTATTGAATACATTTGGACAATAAATACTGAAGTGCAGTTAATGTATGCAGAATATCTGCCTTCTGTTTTTCTTACTTTGTCTTTCCTTTAGCTCCAACAGTCACCCTTTGTGACCCTGGCCAGCAGCTCTGGTTTCCCCGCCCCCACTAGTGTCCAGACTCACTCCAGGCTGCCACTAAATGGGTAAGTTAGTTCTAATGGATGCGTAGCGAGTAGAAACTATGAAGTTTATTGCGCTAAAACaacaaaatgcacaatttttaAATATGTCAGTTTATCATCTTTATATGTATTTGAAGTGACACTGATCTACTGTAGTGACTCAGgaaggattagcaaggaggaattgagggcagctatgaagagtatgaagagtagaaaggcggttggtccagatgacatacctgtggaggcatggaggtgttcaggagagatggcagtggagttttttaactagattgtttaacacaatcttagaaaggaagaggatgcctgagtggagaagaagcacactggtaccgattttcaaaaataaaGGCGCTGTGTAGAGCTGTAGTAACTgcagaggtataacgttgatcagccacagcatgaagatatgggaaagagtaatagaagctaggttaagaggagaggttatgattagccagcagcagtatggtttcatgccacaaaagaacaccacagatgcaatgtttactttgagaatgttcaTGGAgaagtcagaaggagttacattgtgtgtttctggatttagaaaaagcatatgacagatGACAGGgtcccaagagaggaggtgtggtattgtatgaggaagtttggAGTGGCCAAgatgtacagtggtgcttgaaagtttgtgagccctttagaattttctatatttctgcataaatatgacctaaaacatcagtagataaagagaacccgattaaacaaatgacacaaaattattatacttggtcatttatgaattgaggaaaatgatccaatattacatatctgtgagtggcaaaagtatgtgaacctttgctttcgggATCTGTTGTGCCCCCCTGGGTTCTtttgtgacctggctgactattacacgcctcgctcttggagtgatctttgatggtcgaccactcctggggagggtaacaatggtcttgaatttcctccatttgtacacaatctgtctgactgtggattggtggagtccaaactctttagagatggttttgtaaccttttccagcctgatgagcatcaacaacactttttcagaggtcctcagaaatctccttttgtcttgccatgatacacttccacaaacacatgttgtgaagatcagactttgatggagcgctgttatttaaataaaacagggcgcccactcacacctgattgttattccattgattgaaaacacctggctctaatttcaccttcaaattaactgccaaTCCTAgaagttcacatacttttgccactcacagatctgtaatattggatcattttcctcgataaataaatgaccaattatattatttttgtatcatttgtttaattgagttctctttatctactttctcTGAtgctgttttaggtcatatttatgcagaaatatagaaaattttaaagggttcacaaacgttcaagcaccactgtaggagtggtgcaggatatgtatgagggcagtgtgacagtgctgAGGTGTGTGGTACGACTGacggatggattcaaggtggaggtgggattagacCAAGcaccggctctgagccctttcttgtttgcaatggtgacggacaggttgacagacaagatcaggcaggagtctctgcgaACTATGATGGTCAcagatgacgttgtgatctgtagggagaatagggagcaggttgaggagagcctgtagaggtggaggtatgcactggagagaagtggaatgaaagtcaataggagcaagacaaTACATATGGGttaatgagaggaaggacagcggaAGGGTTAgaatacaaggagtagaggtgatgaaggtgaatgagtgatttgcgacagaatggtaCTGATgaggtaaagggaaggtttacagggcgtctggatagcgtggcagtctattccgttgcctaccaacacagggctcgccggttggaatccctgtgttacctctggcttgacagatgtcactacagacacaattggccgtgtctgcgggttggaagctggatgtgggtatgccactagcgcctcctctggtgggtcggggagcctggggggaatagtgtgatcctcccacgtgctgcgtccccctggtgaaactcctcactgttaggtgaaaagaaacggctggtgactccacatgtattagaggaagcatatggtagtctgtggccctccccggcccggcagaggggatggagcagtgaccaggatggcttggaagagtggggtaattggccaagtacaattgggggggggggggttacaagatggtagtgagaccaggtaGGTTGTATGatctggagacggtggcacttagttgaagatgctaagatttctattgggagtgatgaagaaggacaggattaggaaggagtatattagagggacagctcaggttggacggtttggagacaaagcaagagaggcaagattgagatggtttggacatgtgtggaggagagatgctgggtatactgggagaaggatgctgaatatggagctgccagtcaagaggaaaagaggaaggccaaagaggaggtttatggatgtggtgagggaggacatgcaggtggctttcatgacaggggaagatgcagaggacaggaagagatggaaatacatgatccgctgtggtgacccctaacaagaGTAGCCAAAATTAGTAGTCGTCGATAGATTAACTGTATTCAAGACCAAATCAGGCCTCCTAAATTCATCTTAAGTTGGTAAAGGTTAACAAATGGGTGCAAAATTCATTTTGATGTTTTTCATCTGCGCATAGCTTATCAACACCAGATACAACCACAAGACCAAGGAAACCTTGCAACTGCACCAAGTCACAATGTCTTAAATTGTAAGTATAAGTGTGTACTAAACCAAGTTTCTTTTCTCTTTACTGCTAATATGTAATTTTTACAAATTTATCTTTAAAGGTCTAGGAAaccgaaagattttttttttttttttttaccaagtaATTGGACTTTAGTTCTCTCAAGTATTTGAATTTATTTCCTCTAATTGTCTTGGTTTAATGTTGCATTTTTAATTTTGCCAAAGCACATGGTAACttctgttttgaaaagtgctgtacaCATAAACTTATTGGTTTTGTTTCAGTACACTTGCTTTTAGAAAGTAAAGTATCGCTTCATTTCGTGTGCGCAGGTGcacggaatgaaatgacaaataaatgttcctgatttccTGAAATGATCAAAGAAATTTTACAATTCTAAAAGAGTTGCGCAAAAAATGCAGAAAGCGCCAAGAGTTTTCAGAGGGTAGGACCCAAAACCTGCAGAAGCATCTCTGTCAGTATTGTTACAATCACTCAGCCCTCTTCCTTTGGGTGTACTGTTGCCACTCTTGTCTTGAAAAAAATAGTTCCTAGAAGTTGCAGCTTTCCGGACTGCACATATAAgaagactctttttttttctccttcatttCCTTAAACTAAATATATTCACAGAAATGGACTGTGTTTCTCAAAACCTGTGGACATTGGTGTAAAAACAATAGTTACGAAGGTGAACATTTGTATGGCTCATTTTGCAAGGACAAATTCGGCATCCTCCGCCAACAGAAATACGACTGATAAAAAGCTAAAACTGATCTGAGGTGAGCCCTTTAATGCAACATTTTCTACCTCAGTAGGCATAGCaggacactcctgccacatagaCGTCGTGGCGGAGAGACGTCAAAAGATGCTTAACTTTCTGTTCACTATCAGAAAGTGTCTGCTAATTGGTTTTACAAGTAAGAAAATGTCAGCTCATTTGTTAGCTAGTTTACCGTGCCCAACCAATAATCTCAGCAAGCAGTGGCCACCATCTAGACACTGACAGAGGTTTATGTTGTGCCAACGCTTCAGACCTGCTTGGTTAGCACTCTCGTACTTAAATCTCATagttaaagaaggttgaattagttcatctggatacgtttattgacagatacgtttcatcatgcAACTAAATGACTGATGATGTCACTTAGTTgcatgatgaaacgtatctgtcaataaaccttgtatccggatgaactgattcaactttcttcgattttcttacctggattattgagcatgcatcaacacacTCTCGTAGTTAAAATATCACTGGGCTATATCTAGCCTACTTTTAACTCAAGCAGGTCGATAAAATATGTAGgcgcgcccgggtagcatagcagtctattccgttgcctaccaacacgggatcgccgggtcaaatccccgtgttacctccggcttggtcgggcgtccctacagacacagttgtccatgtctgcaggtgggaagtcggatgtgggtatgtgtcctggtcgctgcactagtgcctcctctggtcggtcggggcgcccccggatcggcagagaggaggtggagcagcgaacgggacagctcaaaaagagcagggtaattggccagatacaaattagggagaaattgggggggaaaaaataataaaatatgtgaGCTGTTTCTTCTGCCCTCTGCTAATTTGAACAGATGATTTTGTaaaatagccctgtgatggcttggcggcctgtccagggtgtccccccgcctgccgcccaatgactgctgggataggctccagcatccccgcggccctgagagcaggataggtggttcggataatggatggatggattttgtaaAATATCTATGTGCACAAGCTGTAATCTAGCTCAGTTACCTAAGCTGCGAAGAGAAAGCATGTGGTTAGAAATGCATACAGCAAACATTCACTGTTTGCCTTCCCTGTCAGCATCTTAATGGGTGATGATCATTATTTTTTCATTTAACTGTTTATTACACATTAATAGTTGTGTTAAAGAATCCAGGAAATATAATCACTATTTGAATCTAGTTTCCTGGATGTCAGAATGAAGCCTATGTGCCGTTTTAATTTGAGTTTGTCttagagtacaaggagatgcaggtaCAAAGCTGTTAAATCTGGTATGCACAGGTCATCCTAATGGGGTGTCGTTTATGTTTGTGAAGGTACTGTGACTGCTTTGCGAATGGAGAGTTCTGCAGTAACTGCAATTGTAATAACTGCTTCAATAACCTGGAACATGAAACGGAAAGACTTAAAGCCATTAAGGTGGGTTCAGCTTTGGTGTATGGGTTGTTATTTAACTGAATTGTTTCATGTGAAATGTCACCCAAAATAAATTTGACTGTTTTCACAGAAATGTCTGGACCGGAATCCAGAGGCCTTTAAGCCTAAGATTGGGAAAGGTAAAGAGGGCGAGTCAGATCGTAGACACAGCAAAGGCTGCAACTGCAAACGGTCGGGCTGTCTGAAGAACTACTGCGAGTGTTATGAGGCAAGTGTTCTTTTCCCTGTGTACCTTCAGGTCTGCAGCGTGACTAAATATCGCAGGCCAAACTACAGAGTGAAAACCTTGAAATTGAATGTAAAAAATGTGTAAATGTAATTTCAGACTTGCAGGtgatattttgattttttgatAGAATTACATTGACAATATTGATGAGAGGTCATTTTTGAAGTTATTTCTTCATTTTTTTATTCAAGGCAAAGATTATGTGCTCATCCATTTGTAAGTGTATTGGCTGCAAGAACTTTGAAGAAAGCCCAGAGAGGAAGACTTTGATGCACTTGGCTGATGCAGCAGAGGTTAGGGTACAGCAGCAGACTGCAGCTAAGACCAAACTGTCTTCACAAATCTCAGACTTGCTCATGCGGACCACACCTGTCAACACAAGTGGAGGTGGGAGGTAGGTAATTTTGTTTTACAACTGAGATATGCGGTTATAGGAGCACTTCACCATTTTATCCAAAGTTCTTTAAAATATTCATTTTAAACATGTTGGATtttgaaagaggaaaaaaatcatGTATACATTGTGttttcaaacaaaacaaaaaacaaacaaaatcaaaacaaatacaaaattaCATCATCTGCCAGGAGATTCATTTTATGATTTGTTTGCTGTACTTTGAAGCCGTTTATATCAGGATCTTGTCTAATTGCTTCAGCTAGGGGCTCAGTAGCCAAGACAAAAGAGTCCTGGGGACAAAGGGCACCCATCGTCTCAATCTACTCAAGGGAAACGCTGTCGAGGTCTGTCCCTTAGTGGCAGTTTTGGCCCGGGGTTCATGATAAAGGGTTTTTACCCAGTTAATAAACAGCTGGCCAAACCCAAACTTAGCCAAGACTTTGAATAAATACAACCACTCCAGCCTATCGAAGGCCTTCTCGGCATGTAAAGCTAGAGCTATACTCAGCTCATATTTATATTTTGTCCGGTGGATAATACTAAAGAGCCTACACAAGTTGTTAACTGACAAGCATTTCAAAATGAAGTCACTCCGGTCTGGATTTAATAATTGTAACAAGtactgtctgtagggatgcccggccaagccggaggtaacacggggattcgaacgggcgagccctgtgttggtaggcaacagaatagaccgctacactacccggatgccccaccacAGGGATATTTTGATCAGGCTATttgcaaggctcagcattttcggtttttatttttcaaagccatccagcatgccgaattttgccacaagagggcactgttacgggtccgcagtggtgtagcggtctaagcatcggctttgtgtcgatgcagttgcccactggggactggggtttgcgccccggtctcgtcagatccgactatggccggacacgatgaagcagcaataattggcagcgctgtcttcgggagg
This genomic interval carries:
- the lin54 gene encoding protein lin-54 homolog — encoded protein: MDVVSPELNSLLPDEIMDTEAIVMEDTSSQTVGTVVKAEPSEDAPVPMETDTPILQDSLSLCSLQPNQVLTTSATRGFMLGGISSGSQLSETPSSASSSLLTLKSSLATSTATTKTTDSLTGTSISTSALQKLSAPFPISAANHQIILNKVASSQGNDATNSPGTSAQVIEHEGQKLLVTPIGKSGQPIVLQLPQTVSKSGIGQISGDTKSQPPQIKVVTIGGRSDLKSVVGCTASQVSTLQAQQLKTMQIAKKTQVSSAAPIKFIITKTVNSKGLTAQTSVSPVIAGRVVTQNSPVMTPRTITLSEPLNTSIQSLSKKIAISPLKSPSKLTVVSMASQTPGAPQKSVGLPVNVALGQQILTVQQSTSTSPAKVVSSQSTAQNIKPVQSVAVRGIGSSQLKTIIPLTSQSNVQQIQVPGSRFHYVRLVTATTGNSTGQTSGPSTSFIRPAKPMVVNTGGIRMSVPIVPAQTVKQVAPKTLTSAAQVVTTTQTQQRLIMPATPLPQIQPNFTNLPAGTLLAPAPGGGNMGYAVVPAPYVTQLQQSPFVTLASSSGFPAPTSVQTHSRLPLNGLSTPDTTTRPRKPCNCTKSQCLKLYCDCFANGEFCSNCNCNNCFNNLEHETERLKAIKKCLDRNPEAFKPKIGKGKEGESDRRHSKGCNCKRSGCLKNYCECYEAKIMCSSICKCIGCKNFEESPERKTLMHLADAAEVRVQQQTAAKTKLSSQISDLLMRTTPVNTSGGGRLPYTFVTKEVLEATTECLLEKAKQAEFSHQAQTQAERMVLEEFGHCLRRIISAAGKAKTDCPSINC